The proteins below come from a single Gordonia pseudamarae genomic window:
- a CDS encoding lytic transglycosylase domain-containing protein, translated as MISNFTKSCGPTGRRRSRRVLGVGTGTVLVGAMVLGAASSSAHSTALDVEPVRPVVETPAYELSADPVTALAGFSPPAISSIVTTTGAGVAPQFRTTVDLPSGPLGIPGVVLKAYQLAATRVGSESPQCKLPWFLLAGIGHIESNHAGNGSVDAYGTTINPIAGPVLDGTLAGNEVIRDTDGGRIDGDATHDRAMGPMQFIPSTWSAWGSDANGDGKADPNNVFDATYSAGRYLCAGITDIMSERNKVAAVLRYNHSMEYVANVLSWATAYSTGVLPTNPIPEPQRPTSSTSKKKPGRSSTDKSTSESREPDDPSTTTSTTSTTTPTQQCVVRGVCLPPGITIPGLPVPGQRTTPSVTPKTITPAPKQGTTKQSGTVGTTKQGTTKQSGTVGTSGSPKSDAARTRPAPTTTGTRTPTTTITVVPR; from the coding sequence GAACTTCACGAAATCATGCGGACCTACCGGCCGACGTCGCTCCCGCCGAGTTCTCGGCGTGGGTACCGGAACAGTCCTGGTCGGAGCGATGGTGCTCGGCGCGGCCTCATCGAGTGCGCACAGCACCGCGCTCGACGTCGAACCCGTCCGACCGGTGGTCGAGACGCCGGCCTACGAGCTCTCGGCCGACCCGGTCACCGCGCTGGCCGGCTTCTCCCCACCCGCCATCAGCAGCATCGTCACCACCACGGGCGCGGGTGTGGCCCCGCAGTTCCGCACCACCGTCGACCTGCCGTCCGGGCCGCTCGGCATCCCGGGTGTCGTCCTCAAGGCGTACCAGCTCGCCGCCACCCGGGTCGGATCCGAATCCCCGCAGTGCAAACTGCCGTGGTTCCTGCTCGCCGGTATCGGCCATATCGAGTCGAACCACGCCGGAAACGGTTCCGTCGACGCCTACGGCACCACCATCAATCCCATCGCCGGACCCGTCCTGGACGGCACTCTGGCCGGCAACGAGGTGATCCGGGACACCGACGGCGGCCGGATCGACGGTGACGCCACCCACGACCGGGCCATGGGACCGATGCAGTTCATCCCGAGCACCTGGTCCGCCTGGGGCAGCGATGCCAACGGCGACGGCAAAGCCGACCCCAACAACGTCTTCGACGCCACTTACTCCGCCGGACGCTACCTCTGCGCCGGTATCACCGACATCATGTCCGAACGCAACAAGGTCGCCGCGGTCCTGCGGTACAACCACTCGATGGAGTACGTGGCCAACGTGCTGAGCTGGGCCACCGCCTACTCGACCGGCGTCCTGCCGACCAACCCGATCCCTGAACCACAACGTCCGACGTCCTCCACTTCGAAGAAGAAGCCCGGGCGATCATCGACCGACAAGTCCACGTCGGAAAGCCGCGAACCCGATGATCCCTCGACCACCACCAGCACGACCAGCACGACCACCCCGACCCAGCAGTGCGTGGTTCGCGGGGTGTGCCTGCCGCCCGGGATCACCATCCCCGGTCTCCCGGTTCCCGGTCAGCGCACCACGCCGTCGGTGACCCCCAAAACCATCACCCCCGCACCCAAGCAGGGCACCACCAAACAGAGTGGAACGGTCGGCACCACCAAGCAGGGCACCACCAAACAGAGTGGAACGGTCGGCACCAGCGGATCGCCCAAGAGCGACGCAGCGCGCACCAGGCCCGCTCCCACGACGACCGGCACCCGAACCCCCACCACCACGATCACCGTCGTACCGCGCTGA
- a CDS encoding S1C family serine protease produces the protein MGSLTKVERIDDKADHSIGRHVPVSRETAEVFGRPVGVGGSFAQRGHTDSRPAPAVRPPDPVLAEAFGRPDGETDSLQRDPLASYGAPVGNPKPEDPWRDPDSAPVLDHPALAVPVAGEPTLAGPKLGVRDVLFGNRISWWALATLAIVALLIGLAGGLLGRWTAEVAAPLHSNTVELKQSGGGGDAPRGQVAAVVEAVAKSAVSIDIRTASAYANGSGFVIDPEGYILTNNHVVSMAANDRSAKLEVVFSDRTRVPARIVGRDIRTDLAVIKVDNVKDLTVSKLGNSDDLQIGEDVVAFGSPLGLDRTVTSGIVSAKNRPVPLKPDAESDTDAVIDAIQTDAAINPGNSGGPLVNGKAEVVGVNTAGLVPGGGSIGLGFAIPINQALPIAKALIADGKVNHPQIGINASSVRNERVLGAQVRNVVDGGAADRAGVRENDVIISFNNRTIESADELTVAVRTATIGENVPFTYWRDGRTFKGTITPGSD, from the coding sequence GTGGGGTCGCTGACAAAGGTGGAACGTATCGACGACAAAGCCGATCACTCGATCGGTCGCCATGTGCCGGTGTCCCGCGAAACCGCCGAGGTGTTCGGCAGACCCGTGGGGGTGGGAGGGTCGTTCGCACAGCGGGGCCACACCGACTCGCGGCCCGCGCCCGCCGTGCGGCCGCCGGACCCGGTGCTCGCGGAGGCATTCGGCCGCCCCGACGGCGAGACCGACAGCCTGCAGCGCGATCCGCTCGCCTCGTACGGCGCGCCGGTCGGCAACCCGAAGCCCGAGGACCCGTGGCGCGACCCCGACAGCGCCCCGGTGCTCGATCATCCCGCCCTGGCCGTCCCAGTGGCCGGTGAGCCGACCCTGGCAGGTCCCAAACTCGGCGTCCGGGACGTGTTGTTCGGCAACCGCATCAGCTGGTGGGCGCTGGCGACGCTGGCGATAGTGGCTCTGCTCATCGGACTGGCCGGCGGCTTGCTGGGCAGGTGGACCGCGGAGGTGGCGGCGCCGCTGCATTCGAACACCGTCGAGCTCAAGCAGTCGGGCGGGGGTGGGGACGCCCCACGTGGCCAGGTGGCTGCCGTGGTCGAGGCCGTCGCCAAGTCGGCGGTGTCCATCGACATCCGCACCGCCAGCGCGTACGCCAATGGTTCGGGCTTCGTCATCGACCCCGAGGGGTACATCCTCACCAACAACCATGTGGTCTCGATGGCCGCGAACGACCGCTCGGCCAAACTCGAGGTGGTGTTCTCCGACCGCACCCGGGTTCCCGCGCGTATCGTCGGCCGCGACATCAGAACCGATCTGGCCGTGATCAAGGTCGACAACGTCAAAGATCTGACGGTGTCCAAGCTCGGCAACAGCGACGACCTGCAGATCGGCGAGGACGTGGTGGCGTTCGGTTCGCCACTGGGTCTGGACCGCACGGTGACCAGCGGTATCGTCAGTGCCAAGAACCGGCCTGTGCCGCTCAAGCCGGATGCCGAGTCCGACACCGATGCGGTGATCGACGCGATCCAGACCGATGCGGCGATCAACCCGGGCAACTCCGGTGGTCCGCTGGTGAACGGCAAGGCCGAGGTCGTCGGCGTCAACACGGCGGGTCTGGTGCCCGGTGGTGGGTCGATCGGTCTGGGATTCGCGATCCCGATCAACCAGGCCTTGCCGATCGCCAAGGCGTTGATCGCCGACGGCAAGGTCAATCATCCGCAGATCGGCATCAACGCCAGTTCGGTTCGCAACGAACGGGTGCTGGGCGCGCAGGTGCGCAACGTGGTCGACGGCGGCGCTGCGGACCGGGCCGGGGTGCGGGAGAATGACGTCATCATCTCGTTCAACAACCGGACCATCGAGAGCGCGGACGAGTTGACGGTCGCGGTGCGCACGGCCACGATCGGCGAGAACGTGCCGTTCACCTACTGGCGCGACGGCCGCACCTTCAAGGGAACCATCACCCCGGGCAGCGACTAG
- the sigE gene encoding RNA polymerase sigma factor SigE, which translates to MSSSPVPAPYDESAEQIPSGTAGFDATGSAGLMPSWEELVHEHADRVYRLAYRLSGNQHDAEDLTQETFIRVFRSLSSYKPGTFEGWLHRITTNLFLDMVRRRGKIRMEALPDDYDRVPADTPDPQQIYAEANLDADLQSALDALSPEFRAAVVLCDIEGLSYEEIAATLGVKLGTVRSRIHRGRQAIRDHLAGSGHLDSRSVAVGAGH; encoded by the coding sequence ATGTCTTCATCGCCAGTACCAGCGCCTTACGACGAATCCGCCGAGCAGATTCCGTCCGGCACCGCGGGCTTCGACGCCACGGGCAGCGCGGGACTGATGCCGTCGTGGGAAGAACTGGTGCACGAACACGCCGACCGCGTCTACCGGCTCGCCTACCGCCTGTCGGGCAATCAGCACGATGCCGAGGATCTGACGCAGGAGACGTTCATCCGCGTCTTCCGATCGCTGTCGAGTTACAAGCCCGGCACCTTCGAGGGCTGGCTGCACCGCATCACCACCAACCTGTTTCTCGACATGGTGCGTCGCCGCGGCAAGATCAGGATGGAGGCGTTGCCCGACGACTACGACCGGGTTCCCGCCGACACCCCCGACCCGCAGCAGATCTATGCCGAGGCGAATCTCGATGCCGACCTGCAGAGTGCGCTGGATGCGTTGTCGCCGGAGTTCCGCGCCGCCGTCGTCCTCTGTGACATAGAAGGTCTGTCGTACGAGGAGATCGCCGCTACCCTCGGGGTGAAGCTCGGCACCGTGCGCAGCCGTATCCATCGCGGCAGGCAGGCGATTCGTGATCATCTCGCCGGCAGCGGCCACCTCGACAGCCGTTCGGTGGCGGTGGGGGCCGGCCACTAG
- the tatB gene encoding Sec-independent protein translocase protein TatB → MFSNIGWGELLIILAAALIVLGPERLPGAVSWTLRAVRQARDYATGATSQLKDELGPEFDDLHKPLAQLNELRGMTPQSIVTKHLLGGDSSIFDDVKKGFDLGQAPGPTSTPGATSAKPSAMPERADRAGRPDLTKGPQAPGSIPHDPSRWDAT, encoded by the coding sequence ATGTTCAGCAACATCGGTTGGGGCGAACTGCTGATCATTCTTGCCGCGGCACTGATCGTGCTGGGTCCCGAACGTCTGCCCGGAGCGGTGTCGTGGACGCTGCGCGCGGTGCGCCAGGCACGCGACTATGCCACCGGCGCCACCAGCCAGCTCAAGGACGAGCTCGGACCGGAGTTCGATGATTTGCACAAGCCGTTGGCACAGCTCAACGAGTTGCGGGGGATGACACCGCAGTCGATCGTCACCAAACATCTACTGGGCGGCGACAGCTCGATCTTCGATGACGTCAAGAAGGGCTTCGATCTGGGCCAGGCCCCCGGGCCCACTTCGACCCCCGGGGCCACTTCGGCCAAGCCCTCGGCGATGCCGGAGCGGGCCGACCGCGCGGGGCGTCCGGACCTGACGAAGGGACCACAGGCGCCCGGGTCGATTCCGCACGACCCGAGCCGCTGGGACGCCACCTGA
- a CDS encoding O-methyltransferase translates to MSESPDPVLSAQAAAAVLAYAESAIIEDDAVAAARARAEELGATTVSPATGALLAFLARSANASNVVEIGTGAGVSGLWLLAGMHTDGVLTTIDPEPLHHRAARASFAGASVSTGRTRLINGAPRDVLPRLADASYDLVFVDGPQLELPDFVIEAIRLLRPGGVLIVHDAAAEGAIADPGRNDPMTEAARNAAMVVAEDDRLLPVVIPLGKGVLAAAKAG, encoded by the coding sequence GTGAGCGAATCACCTGACCCCGTTTTGTCCGCGCAGGCGGCGGCCGCAGTGCTGGCCTACGCCGAGTCCGCGATCATCGAGGACGACGCCGTGGCGGCGGCCCGCGCCCGCGCCGAAGAACTGGGCGCGACCACCGTGAGCCCGGCCACCGGTGCGCTGCTGGCCTTTCTCGCGCGCTCGGCCAACGCCTCCAATGTGGTCGAGATCGGTACCGGGGCGGGCGTCAGCGGCCTGTGGCTGCTGGCGGGAATGCATACCGACGGGGTGCTGACCACCATCGATCCCGAGCCGCTGCACCACCGCGCCGCCCGGGCATCCTTCGCCGGCGCCTCGGTGTCCACCGGCCGCACCCGGCTCATCAACGGCGCTCCGCGCGATGTGCTGCCACGGCTGGCCGACGCCTCCTACGATCTGGTGTTCGTCGACGGCCCGCAGCTCGAACTGCCCGACTTCGTCATCGAGGCGATCCGGCTGCTCCGTCCGGGCGGGGTGCTCATCGTGCACGATGCGGCCGCCGAGGGCGCCATCGCCGACCCCGGCCGCAACGATCCGATGACCGAGGCCGCCCGGAACGCCGCGATGGTGGTGGCCGAGGACGACCGGCTCCTGCCGGTGGTCATCCC
- a CDS encoding Mrp/NBP35 family ATP-binding protein, with amino-acid sequence MSTGVVPTESSVRSALSKVADPELGKPITDIGMVKSVVIADDLSVDVGIYLTTSSCPMRTEIASRVEKAVADVPGVGQVRVELDVMDDEQRTALRKKLRGDKDEPVIPFAQPGSLTRVYAVASGKGGVGKSSITVNLATALADRGLSVGVLDADIYGHSVPRMLGSDAKPTQVERMIVPPISHNVKFISIGQFTDGNTPVTWRGPMLHRALQQFLADVYWGDLDVLLLDLPPGTGDVAISIAQLIPGAEILVITTPQQAAAEVAERAGAIALQTRQKILGVVENMSWMELPDGTRMEPFGSGGGQKVADRLTRAVGAPVKLLGQIPLEPLLREGGDAGTPVVLEHPESASGSALRAVAEQLAVRRRGLAGMSLGIDTTRHTEPTNLL; translated from the coding sequence ATGAGTACCGGAGTTGTCCCCACCGAGTCGTCCGTCCGTTCGGCGCTCAGCAAGGTCGCAGATCCCGAACTGGGCAAACCCATCACCGACATCGGGATGGTCAAATCAGTGGTGATCGCCGACGACCTGAGCGTCGACGTCGGCATCTACCTGACCACGTCCAGTTGCCCGATGCGCACGGAGATCGCCAGCCGTGTCGAGAAGGCCGTCGCCGACGTGCCCGGCGTCGGCCAGGTGCGGGTCGAACTCGACGTGATGGACGACGAGCAGCGCACGGCGCTGCGCAAGAAGCTCCGGGGCGACAAGGACGAACCGGTCATCCCGTTCGCCCAGCCCGGATCGCTGACCCGCGTGTACGCCGTCGCCTCCGGCAAGGGCGGCGTCGGCAAATCGTCGATCACCGTCAACCTGGCCACGGCGCTGGCCGACCGCGGCCTGTCCGTCGGCGTGCTCGACGCAGACATCTACGGACACTCCGTCCCTCGGATGCTCGGCAGCGACGCCAAACCCACCCAGGTCGAGCGGATGATCGTGCCCCCGATCAGCCATAACGTGAAGTTCATCTCCATCGGCCAGTTCACCGACGGCAACACCCCCGTCACCTGGCGCGGCCCGATGCTCCACCGCGCCCTGCAGCAGTTCCTGGCCGACGTGTACTGGGGCGACCTGGACGTGTTGCTGCTCGATCTACCGCCCGGCACGGGTGATGTGGCCATCTCCATCGCCCAGCTGATCCCGGGCGCCGAGATCCTCGTCATCACCACCCCGCAGCAGGCCGCGGCCGAGGTCGCCGAACGGGCGGGCGCGATCGCCCTGCAGACACGCCAGAAGATCCTCGGCGTCGTCGAGAACATGTCGTGGATGGAGCTGCCCGACGGCACCCGGATGGAACCGTTCGGCTCCGGCGGCGGCCAGAAGGTCGCCGACCGGCTGACCCGCGCCGTGGGCGCACCCGTCAAGCTACTCGGCCAGATTCCACTCGAACCGCTGCTGCGCGAAGGCGGTGACGCCGGGACACCCGTCGTGCTCGAGCACCCCGAATCCGCATCCGGGTCGGCGTTGCGCGCCGTCGCCGAGCAACTGGCCGTCCGTCGCCGTGGTCTGGCCGGTATGAGTCTGGGCATCGACACCACCCGGCACACCGAACCCACCAACCTCCTCTGA